A window from Archocentrus centrarchus isolate MPI-CPG fArcCen1 unplaced genomic scaffold, fArcCen1 scaffold_48_ctg1, whole genome shotgun sequence encodes these proteins:
- the fgf3 gene encoding fibroblast growth factor 3, protein MLMIALLVLLSLWDPVSPRPRCASGKACDPRHRRDAGGRGGVYEHLGGAPRRRKLYCATKYHLQIHPNGKIDGSLDENNPFSIMEITAVDVGVVAIKGLFSGRYLAMNDKGRLYASEAFNKECEFVERIHELGYNTYASRHHSTEQPVSPGGGSSSKRRASAKRQWYVSINGKGRPRRGFKTRSTDKASLFLPRVLGNKDHEMVRRLRESPGSHHHAHHHSRRGERRRRRHRARKGRG, encoded by the exons ATGCTGATGATAGCTCTGCTGGTGTTGTTGAGCCTGTGGGATCCCGTTAGTCCTCGGCCCCGCTGCGCTTCGGGCAAGGCTTGCGACCCCCGGCATCGGAGAGACGCCGGGGGACGCGGTGGAGTGTACGAACACCTCGGAGGAGCGCCGAGACGCAGGAAACTTTACTGCGCTACCAAATATCATCTTCAAATCCATCCTAATGGGAAAATAGATGGGTCACTGGATGAAAACAACCCGTTCA GCATCATGGAAATCACAGCAGTGGATGTTGGTGTTGTGGCCATAAAGGGGCTTTTCTCTGGGAGATATCTGGCCATGAATGATAAAGGACGACTGTATGCTTCG GAAGCGTTCAACAAAGAGTGTGAGTTTGTGGAGAGGATCCATGAGTTGGGGTACAACACTTACGCCTCCCGCCACCACTCTACAGAGCAGCCTGTATCACCAGgaggcggcagcagcagcaagcgTCGAGCTAGCGCCAAGAGACAGTGGTACGTTTCCATTAACGGCAAAGGGCGGCCGCGGCGAGGCTTTAAAACCCGAAGCACAGACAAAGCCTCGCTCTTTCTGCCTAGGGTGCTGGGTAACAAGGACCATGAAATGGTGAGGCGGCTAAGGGAGAGTCCGGGGTCACACCATCATGCACATCATCACAGCCGCCGTGGTGAACGCCGGAGACGCCGGCATCGCGCTCGGAAAGGCCGGGGTTGA